One genomic region from Danio aesculapii chromosome 24, fDanAes4.1, whole genome shotgun sequence encodes:
- the lrrc30a gene encoding LOW QUALITY PROTEIN: leucine-rich repeat-containing protein 30a (The sequence of the model RefSeq protein was modified relative to this genomic sequence to represent the inferred CDS: inserted 1 base in 1 codon) yields the protein MFPTSPPLSVTSRECPPHFSASVGQRRNRQKTTEMGGRKSKSVGDDGRKSAALDENLPTVERIRKHTTTHFGFSVLSLARRGMTDLPEELWQITELQKLNLSLNSLRSLPGSLGLLQNLVVLNIWGNQLTSLPPEIGRLKNXKVLFAYRNSLSEVPEELCLCSKLEVLSLANNHLTGLPASLSALVGLKKLNLSHNNITHIPGCVYTMRNLVFLQLACNNLENIADQIQALADLKILIVEGNCIHSLPKMLCCLTKLELLNVDFNDIQNVPAEMHKLKRLEKLACHPLDKGLHIMHNPLLKPIKEVLDGGLQALYCYLKAT from the exons ATGTTTCCGACATCGCCTCCTCTTTCTGTGACGTCCCGGGAATGTCCTCCGCATTTCTCAGCTTCAGTTGGTCAGAGGAGAAACAGACAAAAGACGACAGAAATGGGTGGAAGAAAATCCAAGAGTGTTGGGGACGACGGAAGAAAGAGCGCAGCTTTGGATGAAAATCTGCCAACAGTCGAACGCATTCGCAAGCATACGACCACACACTTCGGTTTCAGCGTGCTAAGTCTTGCTCGACGTGGCATGACGGATCTCCCGGAGGAACTATGGCAAATAACAGAGCTGCAAAAGCTGAACTTATCACTGAATTCTCTACGCTCTCTTCCGGGATCGCTGGGTTTGCTGCAGAACCTGGTGGTGCTTAACATTTGGGGAAACCAGCTGACCAGCTTACCACCTGAAATCGGCCGACTGAAAA TTAAGGTGCTTTTTGCATATCGGAATAGCTTAAGCGAAGTTCCCGAAGAGCTTTGCTTGTGCAGTAAACTGGAGGTGTTGAGCTTGGCTAATAATCATCTCACCGGGCTCCCGGCGTCTCTTTCAGCTCTCGTGGGCTTAAAAAAACTCAATCTAAGCCACAATAACATAACACACATCCCCGGCTGCGTCTACACCATGAGGAACCTGGTGTTTCTGCAACTAGCATGCAATAATCTGGAGAACATCGCCGATCAGATACAAGCCCTGGCGGATTTGAAGATCCTCATCGTTGAGGGAAACTGCATCCACTCGCTTCCCAAGATGCTTTGCTGTTTGACTAAGCTGGAGCTTCTGAACGTTGACTTTAATGACATCCAGAACGTTCCTGCGGAGATGCACAAGCTGAAGCGTCTGGAGAAGCTAGCGTGCCATCCGCTGGATAAAGGTCTGCACATTATGCACAATCCGCTGCTGAAACCCATTAAAGAAGTGCTGGACGGCGGCCTGCAGGCGCTCTACTGCTATCTGAAGGCCACGTGA